One Methylophilus sp. TWE2 DNA segment encodes these proteins:
- a CDS encoding DMT family transporter: MTIHPDAIYAILAAILFGLATPVAKLLISDVSPQMLAGLLYAGSGLGLFLLYGFTRLFQRDNHERLPIQAPDLPWLLGAIVCGGVLGPVLLMQGLLSTPASMASLLLNLESVLTALLAWFIFKEHFDRRILIGMASIVCGSLLLSWPKHLNTAFPWGAVAIAGACACWAIDNNLTRKISANDALQIACIKGLVAGFVNLAIALSLGKALPDFSAGVSAAIIGFLGYGVSLVLFVISLRHIGTARTGAYFSAAPFAGVICSFLLLHEQPDGLFWAAMVLMIIGVWLHLTEHHAHLHYHRELRHQHIHSHDEHHQHTHDFDWDGSEPHVHPHEHMALSHSHQHFPDLHHQHKH, translated from the coding sequence ATGACCATACATCCTGATGCAATTTATGCGATATTAGCTGCCATTCTTTTTGGCTTGGCAACCCCCGTCGCCAAGCTTTTGATTAGTGATGTTTCACCACAAATGCTCGCCGGTTTATTGTATGCAGGTAGTGGACTTGGCCTTTTTCTGCTGTATGGCTTCACTCGATTATTTCAACGCGATAATCATGAGCGCCTGCCTATCCAGGCACCGGATTTACCATGGTTATTAGGTGCAATAGTATGTGGAGGTGTGCTTGGACCAGTCTTACTTATGCAAGGATTGCTATCCACACCTGCTTCGATGGCGTCACTATTACTCAATCTTGAAAGCGTCCTGACTGCACTACTAGCCTGGTTCATATTCAAGGAGCATTTTGATCGTCGTATCTTGATTGGGATGGCCAGTATTGTATGTGGCAGCTTGTTGTTATCATGGCCTAAGCATTTGAATACTGCTTTTCCTTGGGGTGCGGTGGCGATCGCAGGAGCCTGTGCGTGTTGGGCAATTGACAACAATCTCACGAGAAAAATATCGGCCAATGATGCTCTACAAATTGCTTGTATCAAAGGTTTGGTAGCTGGTTTTGTGAATCTGGCAATCGCATTAAGCCTTGGTAAAGCATTGCCTGATTTTTCTGCGGGAGTAAGTGCGGCTATTATCGGCTTCTTGGGTTACGGAGTCAGCCTGGTATTGTTTGTCATTTCTTTGCGCCACATTGGTACGGCCAGGACAGGAGCATATTTTTCTGCTGCTCCCTTTGCTGGCGTAATCTGTTCTTTTCTATTACTACATGAGCAGCCAGATGGCTTGTTCTGGGCAGCAATGGTCTTGATGATCATCGGTGTATGGCTTCATTTAACCGAACATCATGCTCACCTACATTATCACAGGGAATTACGTCATCAACATATTCACTCTCATGACGAACACCATCAACATACACATGATTTTGATTGGGATGGATCGGAGCCTCATGTGCACCCGCATGAACATATGGCATTAAGTCACAGTCACCAGCATTTCCCTGATTTGCATCACCAACATAAGCATTAA
- a CDS encoding sigma-70 family RNA polymerase sigma factor, with protein sequence MEHKLALSDKNLEDFLTISEIKVGFDAFTEAQWIKLGKTANNLCRGLPIEGADLLHIVICRALEGRRRCRRELPMEVFIYHAMESVVDAFIKRRKSDPLENTIHPLDSEDAIELMDMLDSRIGTPEEEMIANQTLQALKQLFEGDERSMEILTYQMDNLQPAEIQKLMELTPVQYASALKAIRRKYDKLGLQESL encoded by the coding sequence ATGGAACATAAATTGGCGCTGAGCGATAAAAATTTAGAAGATTTTTTAACCATATCTGAAATAAAGGTAGGCTTTGACGCTTTTACTGAAGCTCAATGGATAAAGCTTGGTAAGACAGCAAATAACCTATGCAGAGGTTTGCCAATTGAGGGTGCTGATCTTTTACATATCGTGATCTGCAGAGCTCTTGAGGGTAGGCGGAGATGTCGAAGAGAGTTGCCGATGGAGGTCTTTATTTATCATGCAATGGAAAGTGTTGTGGATGCTTTTATTAAGAGGCGTAAATCAGACCCCTTGGAGAACACGATACATCCATTAGATAGTGAGGATGCTATAGAACTGATGGATATGCTGGACAGCAGGATTGGCACACCTGAAGAAGAGATGATTGCCAACCAAACACTGCAAGCACTCAAACAGTTATTTGAGGGGGATGAAAGGTCCATGGAAATTTTGACTTATCAAATGGACAATTTGCAGCCCGCAGAAATACAGAAGCTAATGGAATTAACACCCGTACAGTATGCAAGTGCCTTAAAGGCAATTAGGCGTAAGTATGACAAGTTAGGGTTACAGGAATCGTTATGA
- a CDS encoding helix-turn-helix domain-containing protein, protein MTNILRGYILVGKQIFKLPFDWKFAVDIKQAFGKTFAKARKSAKLVQDDFEQVSSRSYISYIERGKVSISLEKLDELSEVVGLHPVSLLFQTYLSTDKDNSALDLISRIMADLKRFEE, encoded by the coding sequence ATGACCAATATATTGCGTGGTTATATATTGGTCGGTAAGCAAATATTCAAGCTTCCTTTTGACTGGAAGTTTGCTGTGGATATTAAACAAGCATTTGGGAAAACTTTCGCAAAAGCAAGAAAGAGTGCGAAGTTGGTACAAGACGATTTTGAGCAGGTTAGCTCAAGGTCTTACATTAGCTATATTGAGCGGGGTAAGGTTTCAATTAGTTTGGAAAAGTTAGATGAATTGTCTGAAGTCGTTGGTCTGCATCCCGTCTCTTTATTGTTTCAGACTTACTTATCAACTGACAAAGATAATTCTGCGTTAGATTTGATTTCTAGGATTATGGCGGATCTTAAAAGATTTGAAGAGTAA
- the flgB gene encoding flagellar basal body rod protein FlgB — protein MILKKLDAELNFHQAALRVRNQRQELLASNIANADTPQYKARDIDFQSAMQSALQQSAGVGPATQPASEMQQTNNAHMNGNAGNGYPGSGDVLFRSLRQGSVDGNTVDMDVERNAYVDNGIRYEASLTMMTDKIKEVMAAINGQDK, from the coding sequence TTGATACTTAAGAAATTAGATGCTGAACTTAACTTTCACCAAGCAGCACTGCGCGTACGCAACCAGCGCCAAGAATTACTCGCATCAAATATCGCCAACGCTGACACGCCCCAATACAAAGCGCGTGACATTGACTTTCAATCTGCAATGCAGTCAGCGCTTCAACAAAGTGCTGGAGTTGGTCCTGCAACACAACCTGCAAGTGAAATGCAGCAAACCAATAATGCTCATATGAATGGTAATGCTGGCAATGGTTACCCCGGATCAGGTGACGTATTATTCCGATCATTGAGACAAGGATCCGTAGATGGCAATACCGTTGATATGGACGTAGAGCGAAACGCTTATGTAGATAATGGAATTCGCTACGAAGCAAGCCTCACGATGATGACTGATAAAATCAAAGAGGTGATGGCGGCTATTAACGGGCAAGATAAATAA
- a CDS encoding MgtC/SapB family protein codes for MDWDTELLLTFRILLAAVLGGLIGWERESHNRDAGVRTYMAVAVGSCAFSIVSNHIPGVDTRIAAQVVSGMGFIGAGVILQVRGRIQGLTTAATLWATAAVGMASAFGMYLLACLTACLIFGTLILNHFPGWANFFKRHHPDSESTNE; via the coding sequence ATGGATTGGGATACCGAACTATTGCTGACCTTCCGCATTTTACTGGCTGCCGTGCTAGGTGGCCTTATCGGCTGGGAACGAGAAAGCCATAATCGAGATGCCGGCGTTCGAACCTACATGGCAGTTGCAGTAGGCTCCTGTGCCTTCAGCATCGTATCCAACCACATTCCTGGTGTAGACACCCGAATCGCTGCGCAAGTCGTTTCAGGTATGGGTTTCATCGGAGCGGGAGTTATCCTACAGGTACGAGGCCGGATTCAAGGATTGACCACAGCTGCGACATTGTGGGCAACGGCTGCTGTTGGAATGGCGAGTGCCTTCGGTATGTATCTGCTCGCTTGCCTAACCGCCTGCCTGATTTTTGGTACGCTTATTCTGAATCACTTTCCAGGTTGGGCAAACTTCTTCAAAAGACATCACCCCGACTCTGAATCTACTAATGAGTAA
- a CDS encoding ZIP family metal transporter, with translation MQAAFSILTFAFYPALAVIFGGLIALWRPLKPGTVSAIQHFAAGLLFCALATELLPDLMHRKLPWITLIGFTLGVMIMLAVKHFAEKLGQNTISIATTPTSLIAILGIDVALDGLLVGLGFAAGQKQGLLLTIALTLEVLFLGLSGALALAQAGNSRKNTLMVSIGFSLILLIGALAGSALLVFASDTVVDAILAFSLAALLYLVTEELLVEAHEVPETSFQTAMFFLGFILLLTIEMLM, from the coding sequence ATGCAGGCGGCGTTTAGCATTCTCACATTTGCTTTTTATCCTGCATTGGCCGTAATCTTTGGAGGGTTGATTGCGCTGTGGCGGCCGTTGAAACCGGGGACTGTTAGTGCTATACAGCACTTTGCTGCTGGCTTGCTTTTTTGCGCCCTAGCAACTGAGCTCCTGCCGGACCTAATGCACCGAAAGCTTCCCTGGATTACTCTAATTGGATTCACCTTGGGGGTGATGATCATGCTGGCAGTTAAGCACTTTGCCGAGAAATTAGGGCAAAACACAATCAGTATCGCGACTACTCCAACTAGCCTGATCGCAATTCTTGGCATTGATGTGGCCTTGGATGGTTTGTTAGTGGGGTTAGGGTTTGCTGCCGGCCAAAAGCAGGGCTTGCTGCTGACCATAGCACTTACCCTTGAAGTTCTATTTCTTGGATTGTCAGGGGCATTAGCATTAGCTCAAGCCGGAAATAGTCGCAAGAACACCCTCATGGTGTCTATCGGATTCTCTCTGATATTACTCATCGGAGCACTTGCCGGCAGTGCCTTGCTCGTTTTTGCGAGTGACACCGTAGTGGATGCAATCTTAGCATTTAGCCTTGCTGCCCTGCTGTATCTGGTCACAGAAGAATTGCTTGTTGAGGCTCATGAAGTACCCGAAACCAGTTTCCAGACAGCGATGTTTTTCTTGGGCTTCATCTTGCTGCTCACCATTGAAATGTTAATGTAG
- a CDS encoding DUF6527 family protein codes for MKTKFLKPEFVEFMPPSLEEGVIYVSMAYGTAIHSCCCGCGEKVVTPLSPTDWKLMFDGENVSLHPSIGNWSFPCQSHYWIKNGSIKWSGKFTKEEIDEVRKRDKYAKSQHYKVADMQENHRPNSNAQPEKIDQNLIITLFRKISRFFQ; via the coding sequence ATGAAAACTAAATTTCTTAAACCAGAGTTCGTAGAGTTTATGCCTCCCTCTTTAGAAGAGGGAGTCATTTACGTTTCCATGGCGTATGGAACAGCGATTCATAGCTGTTGTTGTGGCTGCGGAGAAAAAGTCGTGACACCACTATCCCCCACTGACTGGAAGCTAATGTTTGACGGTGAGAATGTTTCGTTACATCCTTCAATCGGGAATTGGAGCTTTCCTTGTCAATCCCATTACTGGATCAAAAATGGCAGCATCAAATGGTCTGGGAAATTTACCAAAGAAGAAATCGACGAAGTAAGGAAAAGAGACAAATACGCAAAATCTCAGCACTACAAGGTTGCCGATATGCAAGAGAATCATCGTCCGAACTCTAACGCTCAGCCCGAGAAGATCGATCAGAATTTAATCATCACTCTTTTCAGAAAAATATCTCGCTTTTTTCAATAA
- a CDS encoding ThiF family adenylyltransferase, which translates to MSHQLINHSPDLKRLRDEGYEVQIKSGHLLISGVPYINSNRELKYGTLVSTLHLAGNVTTKPDTHVGMFKGDYPCHKDGSPIEGFRHASHNQTLAEGVEINHSFSSKPRDGFGYPNYYEKMKRYIDIISAPTGLSACTFKTIESVDSESVFHYLDSWSSRAGISTINDKFKHKKIAIIGLGGTGSYVLDLVAKTPVAEIHLYDGDKFLQHNAFRAPGAVSLEQLNAQSFKVDHFRSIYSNMHKNIIAHSEYLNESNINELPDFDFVFICIDKGEIKKLLIAKLEGDGTSFIDVGIGVQAINDALIATVRVTTSTQTKRDHVARKVSLHDRDDDEYAQNIQIADLNSLNASLAVIKWKKLSGFYHDHENEHHSTYTVDTNLYLSECENEN; encoded by the coding sequence ATGTCACACCAACTGATAAATCATAGTCCCGACCTAAAAAGGTTACGTGATGAAGGATATGAGGTTCAAATAAAATCAGGCCACTTATTGATTTCAGGCGTACCTTATATTAACTCGAACCGAGAACTGAAGTATGGCACTTTGGTTTCGACCCTTCATCTTGCGGGCAATGTCACAACCAAGCCTGACACCCATGTGGGAATGTTTAAAGGTGACTACCCTTGCCACAAAGATGGGTCACCTATCGAAGGCTTTAGACACGCATCCCACAATCAAACCTTGGCAGAAGGTGTTGAAATAAACCATTCATTTTCTAGTAAACCTCGTGATGGCTTCGGCTATCCCAATTACTACGAAAAAATGAAACGCTATATCGACATCATTTCAGCACCAACTGGATTGAGTGCATGTACGTTTAAGACTATTGAATCGGTCGATTCTGAATCCGTTTTTCACTATCTAGACTCATGGTCTAGCAGAGCTGGTATTTCAACAATAAACGATAAATTCAAACATAAAAAGATCGCGATTATTGGGCTTGGCGGCACTGGATCATATGTATTGGATTTAGTAGCTAAAACACCTGTGGCTGAAATTCATTTATATGATGGCGATAAATTTCTACAGCACAATGCCTTTCGGGCGCCAGGTGCAGTTAGTCTTGAGCAGTTAAATGCACAAAGCTTCAAAGTAGATCACTTCAGAAGCATCTATTCAAATATGCATAAAAACATAATTGCGCATTCTGAATATCTCAATGAGTCCAACATCAATGAGTTACCTGACTTTGATTTCGTTTTCATATGCATTGATAAGGGAGAGATTAAAAAACTGCTTATCGCAAAACTTGAAGGTGACGGTACATCTTTTATAGATGTTGGAATTGGTGTGCAAGCAATAAACGATGCCTTAATTGCTACAGTACGTGTCACAACAAGCACCCAGACCAAACGTGACCACGTTGCTAGAAAAGTATCGCTCCATGACAGGGATGATGATGAGTATGCACAGAATATTCAGATCGCGGATTTGAACTCATTAAACGCATCACTTGCAGTCATTAAATGGAAAAAACTCAGTGGTTTTTACCATGATCACGAAAACGAGCATCATTCGACTTACACAGTCGATACAAACTTGTACTTAAGTGAATGTGAAAATGAAAACTAA
- a CDS encoding cation-translocating P-type ATPase, which produces MNRSKNHKNEAKQCSDCIDKEPVITTALSEGTLTTSLSTVDQARFRIPSMDCASEEAEIRRALAKIDAIKSLRFNLGARELIIDADANSIPLAMEAIKKSGFETELILDEKNSEVITASPKGFWSSWGKPIAGLVLAVAAEVLEFAFTGTQEIRYLGMALAGLSIALTGLDVYIKGLKAFNDGRLNINALMTIAVTGAFFIGQWPEAAMVMALYAIAEAIEAKAVDRARNAIKSLMELTPEDAEVLQSDGAWKRELVKDIPIDAKVRIRPGERIPLDGIVISGQSAIDQSPVTGESLPVDKSPNDQVFAGTINQAAELEIRITALSSNSTISRIINAVEQAQGSRAPTQRFVDSFAAIYTPAVFVLALIVALWMPFLLEWTWMKSIYKALVLLVIACPCALVISTPVTVVSGLAAAARRGILIKGGVYLEEARKIKAVALDKTGTITEGKPKLSSFDVFDVQSNPTELKSIAYSLASRSDHPVSKAIAEGLSGQTKDVKNFKAVAGRGVQAKIGNSTFFLGNHRWIEEMNLCSSELEMQLAKLENAGRTVSLLATSEKVLAVCSVADTIKSSSKEAVSELIRLGVTPVMLTGDNLATAKTVGIQAGINEVKGNLLPEDKLKEIESLQQQFGVTAMTGDGINDAPSLARADIGFAMGAAGTHTAMEAADVLVMNDDLRRLPETIRLSKQTHAILWQNIALALGIKFVFLYLALFDNASMWMAVFADMGASLLVVFNGLRLIYFNRQSRT; this is translated from the coding sequence GTGAATAGATCTAAGAATCATAAAAATGAAGCTAAGCAATGCAGTGATTGCATTGATAAAGAACCAGTAATTACTACTGCACTTTCAGAGGGTACATTGACAACCTCTTTATCTACTGTAGATCAAGCAAGATTTCGTATTCCATCCATGGATTGTGCTTCTGAGGAAGCTGAGATTAGACGTGCGCTTGCAAAGATTGATGCAATCAAAAGCTTAAGATTTAATTTGGGCGCACGTGAACTGATCATAGATGCAGATGCGAATAGCATCCCATTAGCTATGGAGGCAATCAAGAAATCAGGTTTTGAAACTGAATTAATCCTTGATGAGAAAAACTCTGAAGTCATTACAGCGTCTCCAAAAGGATTTTGGAGCAGTTGGGGCAAACCAATTGCCGGCTTGGTTTTGGCAGTAGCAGCCGAAGTCCTGGAGTTTGCATTTACAGGTACCCAAGAAATTCGATATCTTGGAATGGCTTTGGCTGGTCTCTCAATCGCTTTGACAGGGTTAGATGTTTATATAAAAGGACTCAAAGCATTTAATGATGGACGTTTAAACATCAATGCATTAATGACCATTGCTGTCACCGGTGCATTTTTCATTGGTCAATGGCCTGAGGCTGCAATGGTGATGGCGCTCTATGCAATCGCAGAAGCTATCGAAGCTAAGGCTGTAGATAGAGCACGGAACGCAATTAAGAGCTTGATGGAATTAACCCCAGAAGATGCTGAGGTTTTGCAATCGGATGGGGCATGGAAGCGTGAATTGGTCAAAGATATTCCAATTGATGCAAAAGTGCGTATTCGACCAGGTGAACGTATCCCGCTAGATGGCATTGTGATTTCCGGGCAGAGTGCTATAGACCAATCTCCTGTTACCGGCGAAAGCCTACCAGTGGATAAGTCTCCAAATGATCAAGTGTTTGCCGGAACTATCAACCAAGCGGCTGAATTAGAGATTCGAATCACTGCCCTTTCTTCGAACAGCACAATATCCAGAATCATCAATGCGGTTGAGCAAGCCCAAGGTTCCCGGGCGCCGACACAGAGATTTGTAGATTCCTTTGCGGCGATCTATACACCCGCGGTTTTTGTTCTTGCGCTAATCGTGGCTCTCTGGATGCCATTCTTACTGGAATGGACCTGGATGAAGTCTATTTATAAAGCACTTGTATTACTGGTGATTGCTTGCCCGTGTGCGTTGGTGATATCGACGCCTGTTACCGTAGTAAGTGGCCTTGCAGCAGCAGCGAGAAGAGGCATACTCATCAAAGGTGGAGTTTATCTTGAAGAGGCCCGTAAGATAAAAGCGGTTGCGCTAGACAAGACAGGAACGATTACTGAAGGAAAACCCAAGCTATCTAGCTTTGATGTATTTGATGTGCAGTCTAATCCCACTGAGTTAAAAAGTATTGCCTATAGTTTGGCATCTCGGTCAGATCACCCCGTGTCAAAAGCAATTGCTGAGGGCTTATCTGGGCAAACTAAGGATGTGAAGAATTTCAAAGCTGTTGCTGGACGTGGAGTACAGGCCAAAATTGGAAACAGTACCTTTTTCTTGGGAAACCATCGCTGGATTGAGGAGATGAACCTTTGCTCCTCCGAATTGGAAATGCAATTAGCCAAACTAGAAAATGCCGGTCGCACGGTTAGCTTACTGGCCACTTCCGAAAAGGTGCTGGCAGTCTGCTCGGTAGCGGATACGATCAAATCCTCTTCAAAAGAAGCGGTCTCAGAACTCATACGACTTGGAGTCACACCTGTAATGCTAACTGGGGACAATCTTGCTACCGCTAAAACGGTAGGTATCCAGGCTGGCATTAATGAAGTCAAAGGTAATCTCTTGCCAGAGGATAAATTAAAGGAAATTGAATCCCTTCAGCAACAATTTGGTGTGACTGCGATGACGGGTGATGGGATCAATGATGCGCCATCATTAGCACGAGCTGATATTGGTTTTGCGATGGGAGCAGCTGGGACACACACTGCGATGGAAGCAGCAGATGTTTTGGTAATGAATGATGATTTACGTAGGTTGCCTGAAACAATTCGCCTCTCAAAACAAACGCATGCCATTCTTTGGCAGAACATTGCTCTAGCCTTGGGCATCAAGTTTGTATTTTTATATCTTGCCTTATTTGACAATGCATCTATGTGGATGGCTGTCTTTGCTGATATGGGTGCAAGTTTGCTAGTGGTATTTAATGGTTTGAGATTGATTTACTTCAATCGGCAATCAAGAACCTAA
- a CDS encoding multiubiquitin domain-containing protein, whose amino-acid sequence MSEIEKESQADKAKGHEITIIVNATQHTVEDKDLTYLEVVQLGFPGAVVGSNVIYTVTYRKGPSSNQQGSMDVGDTVKAKKGMVFNVTPTDKS is encoded by the coding sequence ATGAGTGAAATTGAAAAAGAATCACAAGCAGACAAAGCAAAGGGCCACGAAATTACAATCATCGTAAATGCTACCCAGCATACAGTAGAAGACAAAGATCTAACCTATTTAGAGGTGGTTCAACTAGGCTTCCCTGGTGCGGTTGTTGGTAGCAATGTAATCTACACCGTCACATACAGAAAAGGCCCCTCCTCTAATCAACAAGGATCTATGGATGTTGGCGATACAGTTAAAGCAAAGAAAGGCATGGTATTCAATGTCACACCAACTGATAAATCATAG
- a CDS encoding ProQ/FinO family protein — protein MGLEKLAELKKQLAEEIKQKQPAKPAKPKNTARVDPVVLIIGKLQKFYPKAFPKNPIPKVPLKIGVLEDLQARSEEIGISKEDLQLAIKTWCKSSRYWQACKEGANRLDLDGNPDGVVEAAGAAHARGMVRKQAKPKQTSPE, from the coding sequence ATGGGCCTAGAAAAACTCGCCGAACTCAAAAAGCAGCTTGCGGAAGAAATTAAACAAAAGCAGCCAGCAAAGCCAGCTAAACCCAAGAACACTGCTCGAGTAGATCCTGTGGTTTTGATCATAGGCAAACTTCAGAAGTTTTACCCCAAAGCATTCCCTAAAAACCCGATACCTAAAGTACCTTTGAAGATTGGGGTTCTAGAAGACCTTCAAGCACGATCCGAAGAGATTGGCATTTCAAAGGAAGACCTACAGCTGGCTATTAAAACTTGGTGTAAAAGTTCACGCTACTGGCAAGCATGCAAAGAAGGAGCAAACCGATTAGATTTAGACGGTAATCCGGATGGTGTAGTCGAGGCGGCTGGTGCTGCCCATGCTAGAGGGATGGTTCGAAAACAAGCCAAACCGAAACAAACTTCACCTGAGTAA